GGCGTCCAGGCGAGGCCCGTGGCGACGCCGGGCACGCTGGTGCGCAGCGCGATCTCACCCTCGAAGCGCGGCTGGCCGAGCACGGGGGTGATTTCCTTCGCGCTCACCACGACCTTGGTCGCGGTGCCCTCGGCGATTTGTACCGCCGCATGCCGGAACACCTTTCCGATCTCGCGCTCCAGCCAGCGCACGCCGGCCTCGCGTGTGTAGCCCTTGACGATCAGCTTCAACGCCTCCGGCTCGATCTCGGCCTGGTCCGCCGTCAGGCCATTGGCCTCGAGCTGACGCCGCACCAGATAGCGCTGGGCGATCTCGAGCTTCTCGTCCTCGGTGTAGCCGGCAAGACTGATGAGCTCCATGCGGTCCAGCAGCGGTCCCGGGATCGAATCCAGCATGTTGGCGGTGGCAATGAAGACCACGCGCGAGAGGTCGAAGGGCACGCCGAGATAATTGTCCCGGAACGTGCCGTTCTGCTCGGGATCGAGCACCTCCAGCATCGCGGCCGACGGATCGCCCTGCACGCCGCGGCCCATCTTGTCGATCTCGTCCAGCATCATCACGCAGTTCCGGCTACCTGCCTTCTTGATGCCCTGGATGATGTTGCCCGGCAGCGCGCCGATATAGGTGCGCCGGTGGCCGCGGATCTCGGCCTCGTCATGCACGCCGCCGAGGCTGACGCGCACGAAGGGGCGATCCATCGCGCGCGCAATGGACTGGCCGAGCGAGGTCTTGCCGACACCGGGCGGGCCGACGAAGCACAGGATCGGCGCCTTGCCCTGGGGCGCGAGCTTGCGCACCGCGAGATACTCGATGATGCGGCTCTTGATCTTGTCCAGACCATAGTGATCCGCATCGAGGATGCGGCGGGCCTCCGCGATGTCGATCGGCTTCTCCTCGGGTAGCGCCCAGGGCAGCTCGATCAGCCAGTCCAGATAGGTGCGCACCATGCCGGCCTCGCCGGCGGCCTCCGGCATGCGCTCATAGCGGCGCAGCTCCTTCTTCGCATGCGCCTCCGCCTCTGGCGGCATTTTTGCTTTCGCGATGGCCTCGGTCAGCTCAGTGACCTCAGCCGCTTTGCCGTCGCCTTCGCCGAGCTGGCGCTGGATGGTCGCCATCTGCTCGCGCAGGATCGCCTCGCGCTGCCGCTCGTCGAACGCCGCCTTGGTCTGCTGGCCGATTTCATTGCTGATGCGCAGCACCTCGAGCCGCTCGGCTAGCTGCTTCGAGACCTTTTCCATGCGGACCGTGAGATCGACCGTCTCCAAAATCTCCTGCTTGTCCTGCGGTTTGATGTCCATATAGGCGGTGGCGAGATCGGCCAGCGCGCCGGGCGCCGTCGTGCCCTGGAACATCGCCACCAGCTCGGGCGGTACCTGCGGCAGAAGCTGGATCGCCTCGATCGCCTGGCGTTGCAGATTGAGAAAGCGTGCCTCGATCTCCGGCGAGGTCGTGCCCGGTTCAGGAATCTGCTGCACGCGCGCGGCCGGGAACGGCGTCCCCGGCAGGAAGTCGAGGATGCGCGCGCGCTGCACGCCCTGGCAGACGATGTGATGGGTCTCGTCGGGCGCAGTGATGTAGCGAACGATGTTGGCGACGGTGCAGATCCGGTAGAGATCATCCGGCGCGGGATCGTCGATGTCGGGGTTGCGCTGGAGCACGATGCCGATCGGCCGCTGCTCGCGTAGCGCCTGCTGCGCGGCGGCGATCGACTTCGGCCGCGCGATCGTGATCGGCGCGATCATGCCGGGAAACAGCACCATGTTGCGAACGGCGATGACGATCAGCGCGTCGTCCGGGATCTTGGTGGCTTCGTTGCTCACGGTGGACTCGGTCTGTTGTTCATTGGCCATGGTCGACCTCAAGCGGATTTGGCGAGGCGCAACGCGACGCAGCCATCCATCACGAAACGGCTGATGGCATAGCGCCCCGTAGGCAAGGCAATGCGGCGCTCGAAACGCCCTTGCGGCAGCTCGAGCCGGTGAATGCGGGCGTTGCGCAGCTCCGGCGGCAGCGTGCGCCGGCCCGAGATGACGAGCACGCCGTCATGGATCACCGTTTCGACATTGTCGGGATCGACGCCGGGAAGGGCGACGAGGATCAGGAGCTCCCGGTCGGTCTCCAGCACGTCGATCGGCGGCTCCCAGCAGGACTCCTGGCGGCCGAACTGCTGGCGCAGCCGCTCGCCGCGGTTGAGCTGCTCCAGGGCTTCGGAAAGCATCCAGTCGAGGGGATTTTTGGGTTGCATGGCGCGGGCTCTGGAATGGAAAGCCTGCATATGGTGGGCCTCCCGCAAAAATCCAGCGCGCCTGCCGGGTAGCGGTTGGCCCGTCTGCTTCGCGATCGTTCCCGCGCTGATTTCCCAAAGCGGCTGCGTTGGGCTAAGCCGGTCGCAACGTCATCGTTCCCTGCATGTGGTGAGGAGATGGCCACGCATGCTCGATCTTGCCCTGTCGGCGTTTGTCACCCTGCTGCTGGTGGTGGATCCCGTCGGCCTCGTGCCGGCCTTCCTGGCCGCGACCGCCGGCATGCCGGAAGCGGTCAAGCGTACCGTCGCCTGGCGGGCACCACTCATCGCGGCTTCGATCCTGGTCGTGATCGCGCTGATCGGAAACTGGTTGTTGCGCCAGCTTGGGATCGGCATCCCGGCGTTTCAGATCGCCGGCGGGCTGCTGTTGTTCGGCGTGTCGTACCGCATGATCTTCGGCGACCGGCCTCACCGCGAGGCGCGCGAGGCCGACAAGGCGCTGTCCGAGCACGCCTCCGACGTCGCGGTGTTTCCGCTCGCGATCCCCATGATGGCCGGCCCCGGCGCGATCGCGACCACGCTGCTGCTCTCGGGCGACG
This region of Bradyrhizobium sp. CCGUVB1N3 genomic DNA includes:
- a CDS encoding Hsp20/alpha crystallin family protein, which translates into the protein MQPKNPLDWMLSEALEQLNRGERLRQQFGRQESCWEPPIDVLETDRELLILVALPGVDPDNVETVIHDGVLVISGRRTLPPELRNARIHRLELPQGRFERRIALPTGRYAISRFVMDGCVALRLAKSA
- the lon gene encoding endopeptidase La, translated to MANEQQTESTVSNEATKIPDDALIVIAVRNMVLFPGMIAPITIARPKSIAAAQQALREQRPIGIVLQRNPDIDDPAPDDLYRICTVANIVRYITAPDETHHIVCQGVQRARILDFLPGTPFPAARVQQIPEPGTTSPEIEARFLNLQRQAIEAIQLLPQVPPELVAMFQGTTAPGALADLATAYMDIKPQDKQEILETVDLTVRMEKVSKQLAERLEVLRISNEIGQQTKAAFDERQREAILREQMATIQRQLGEGDGKAAEVTELTEAIAKAKMPPEAEAHAKKELRRYERMPEAAGEAGMVRTYLDWLIELPWALPEEKPIDIAEARRILDADHYGLDKIKSRIIEYLAVRKLAPQGKAPILCFVGPPGVGKTSLGQSIARAMDRPFVRVSLGGVHDEAEIRGHRRTYIGALPGNIIQGIKKAGSRNCVMMLDEIDKMGRGVQGDPSAAMLEVLDPEQNGTFRDNYLGVPFDLSRVVFIATANMLDSIPGPLLDRMELISLAGYTEDEKLEIAQRYLVRRQLEANGLTADQAEIEPEALKLIVKGYTREAGVRWLEREIGKVFRHAAVQIAEGTATKVVVSAKEITPVLGQPRFEGEIALRTSVPGVATGLAWTPVGGDILFIEATCVPGRGSLILTGQLGDVMRESVQAALTLVKSRATQLGIDPAVFEKSDIHVHVPAGATPKDGPSAGVAMFTALTSLLTNRTVRNDTAMTGEISLRGLVLPVGGIKEKVVAAAAAGLKRVMLPARNKRDFDDIPKSARESLEFIWLERVDEAVAAALDPANPQVEAAE
- a CDS encoding MarC family protein, whose protein sequence is MLDLALSAFVTLLLVVDPVGLVPAFLAATAGMPEAVKRTVAWRAPLIAASILVVIALIGNWLLRQLGIGIPAFQIAGGLLLFGVSYRMIFGDRPHREAREADKALSEHASDVAVFPLAIPMMAGPGAIATTLLLSGDAGNAARLGINIAVILLVCLLCMICFAASTLIARTLGRTGNAVLSRLLGILLAAYSVQFVLNGIAAVRASLS